TTCGCCAAAGCGCCAAGTAGCGTAGCAAATGGTAAAACCGGCGCGAGTGTCGGTCAGCTCACATTCTTGTGACAGTAAAGTCCCCTAGAGGATTTTAATGAACACAAGATGGTTTTAGGATTGTAGAATTTTCGTAACATCAGTagttatatttaatttttgaaagcaattttAAAGCAACTCTTAACGCTATTGCACCATCAAGCCGGGGTAGCTCAATCgaatttaattgcttttttctcaGGTTCTAGGAATCCGATTgacttgaaatttgtttttgggaGCAAATTACAGCTACCGTTATATGtacactttttttcatttttctgaaTAGATTAAATCTGATTTTCAGAATTGTTTTTCCCATATGCCACTATTCCAGGCAACCGAGCTGCCCGAGTAGCCAGCAAATTGGGAGgcttataatttttattatatgCAATCCAATTGTGATACaatagtgaaataaaaattaaactaacttTTCCTCTTTATATTAGTATAAACACATCACATCTGCTCTTAGGCGTTTTCGACTTATGATCGTTCAAAAATGGCATGTTTTTAATTCCCAAAATcggttaaaaaataataaaaaataattattaaattgcTTTGCTCATATTTCACAATAAAACGCTTCTTGACGCTATTAAAAGATTATATCACAAGCTTAATGTACGATTTTCAGAATTCAACTACGAGTAAATAATAAGTTAcagatgtttttatttgtataaaaTCCGGTACTGCAGAGCCACCAACGTCATTTATTCAATTCAACTGTGTTTAGGTTATTCAAATCAAccaattttattgatttcttttAACAATAAATTTGGAAAGAAAGACGATGCCGTGGaatgccgtcatacttaaaaatataaaatgaaatgaaataaaatgaatttggAAATAATGTATATTTTACAATAATCTATCGTTTTACTTcgtgttttttcttattatcAAGTGCGAGATCTACTATTAACTCGTTACCTCATCGTattaaaaaatcagaaaaaatcaaattaccGTATATCCGTGCTTTACAGTTCTATAAACTGTTTGAGGTATTTTGTTATCAGATTTTGCTAAAATACTCAAACAagtttttttagatttagatttcattttatcgaaaaaaaaacgtgtcaaCTATGAAGATCCATGACTTAGAAATTACTTAGATTTAAGACAGCATTTTTAGTTGATAGAAAGATTAAGTATTAACTAAGCCCTCCTCAGCATATTGCATTGATATTGCACTACGTATAATAAAGTTATAAGCCCCCAAAGTTGCTGGCTGGTGCCCGGTTGCCTGGGTTCATGAACGAAGCTCCACTTTCCCAATACTTTTCTCTCAAAAACCCTGCACTCTCCATGTTAAAGTCGAATGAATCTGCCTTCGAAAAACCGTTCCAACGAGTGTATGGTCTCGCGGTCACCAAAAAGGCACACCACCAACAGCTGCTGTCCCATTCGGTACGAAACCGTCTCAGCAAAAAGGGAACAGCAGCACAGCTCGATCTACTACAAATATGCCGCCATTCGTAATTGCGGCTTAATTCGCTCCCCTCCTGCTCCGCTTGTCAACCTTCCAGCCTGCAGACACCGACCGACACTGTTaataattttgcaataaaaacataCCGTTCCGAAGCCAACAAGGCAATACAATAACCGTGGCTGTGGACGGACGCCCGTTGCACGATCGGATGGATAATTGGCATTGATTGCTTCTGCCACTACTACTCCAGTAGTGTCGATCAACGAGTTGGCGCGACGTGTTAGTACACTCGCCTGCTGGTCTCCCCAGCTGGCCAGATGATTCATTTCACTCGAGAAATAAAAGCGCGATAAGAAGGCAGGGACAGGAAAGTACAATCACGCTCAAAGAATCTATTCTTCTTGTTGCAAATCACATCACTGTTGTATTCAACCTTCCTTCCTACACCATAGCGAATCAATTTCAAACGCGTCTAACTCAACCGACACGCGCCATTCACAGTTTAAACTACAGTTTGGGTAAACATCCCAACCCAACCTCTCCCTGGGTGGAATCAGCAACCATCAAACGAAACCCTAAACCCGGCACGCGCTTTAGGTAGGTCCTCGTAAATCTTTGCAggaagtaaaacaaaccattctGCCGGGAGCTAATGGTGGGAGGGAAAAGCCGATCGCTTTTCCCTCCCGAGGATCGAGATTTTGTCAGCTCCGCCAGGTGAGGACGGTCTCGAAGATCGTGGTGCTTCCCATCTATGTCCAATTCATTTACAAACGGTGTGTCATCAACTGGGCGGGTGAAAAGTTATGACGCTAATTTAATTGCTTCGCGGGACAAATTAAATACGCTAATCGATTACGACCATGTGGTTCCCACGGGAGATATTCAATAgggtgaccttttttttttttttcatttgatttttggcCTGCTCGTAGTGCAGACATTGCCAGGTCGCCCACATTTCAGAAAATGGGGTATAAGACTGCAGCCCTGCTTGGCTGAcagtttgactccacttgatccagccaacatGCTCGCTGTGCTCTAGTGGGACATGAGTCTGGCATCCTGAtcacagctcagctagctcatggggcacaccgccaaagatagtccttagctcCCGCTGAGTCCTTCGTCAACATAGTACAGGAATCGTACCCGCAGAGACCTACCAGATGTGTCAGTGTCCGAGCCATTAGAGGGCACGTTTTGCcgaatttcgctgcttacgttgtcattcgaagttacgatcgtaccaggGTAGCAGAACGCCTCCACCACGTCCATATCGTAGCCGTGAACTGATATGCTGCTTTCGAATCGCTCtgtatcacggtcagagcctccagCAAGCAGCTATTTCGTCCCATTGATTCGGAACTCCAATTTGAAGTTATAAAGGGGAAATAAATGTTCATTTCAATTCAACAAAATTCCAAACTCACTTCCAGCTTCACATTATTTCATTCAAGCTATTAATTAGATGAACTCGCTTTGCACAGTACAGCATTTACTCTCGCGAACagtagaaaaagaataaaaagccCCTCTTTCAGCTAGAAATGCTTGAAATTCCATTGGTGCCTTCGCCTGCTAGGTTGCAACCGAGTGCATCCCAGTGCAGTTATCGTAACAACAAACGCACAAGTGCCAACGTAAACGCGTAGCGTAACACGTGACCAGGGCCGCGTATCGGGGCGCGATTTTGTTTACataatcaacaacaaaaccactgCAACAGAATTGGCGAACAAACTACAACCAGAAATGGGGGAAGAAAAGCAGTACaaaagaatgaagaagaagCGAGTCAGgggagaggaaaacaaaagggaacgaaagcaacaaaaaaagtagttcatcaaggaaaaagggaaagctgGAATTTGAAGCCTCGCAATCGAGTCGAGCATCAGCGAAGCCGGGGAGGGTCATCGGAAAACAATTGTTAATTAATTGATGTAATTAACAGTTCATAATGTAGTTAGAAGGTCGACACTTAGCAGATGCTTTATTGCTGAGAATGTCTGTACTGAGATGCacttggttttatttttttacatttttttggacaatttcAATTATACATTTAcaactgtatttaaaaaaacacggaTCAAAACGAGCAGGATctgtttgaatgattttgttattgcatacattcaggcgctaTATGAATGCGTTTTGCATACCTTTGCGGGTATTTAAAAGGAAATTCATAAACGATGCGTCCAACTAAAAAATTTCTCTTCCCCATCCCCATCTATGAATGAAAAATCGTCCTCGCTACAgatcaaattcaatttaaccCTTACAAGAAACACCTCAATCATACGGCCATAGGCACTCACCTATATATCACAAAACTAGCAAGCAACGAATCCCCGGCACCGAACCAGTTAGGGAAAGCAACAAGTTTTCGCGTGCCACGCCACCGTAGCTGCCACCATCGGAAAATGTCTTGCTTCCGGAGTCTTCGGAGTTTCGGTGGCGTCGTTGTCGATTGGTTTCGATACGAAATGGTAACGCTAAAGTCCGGAAGAATACAGGGTAAAGGAATAAACAACATCTCTCAACAAGCTCGGCCGACCCTGCCGGTTGAATTATGTACTCGCATTACGTCAATTTATGTTAACAGGGAGCGCTAGAATGCACGTTCTGACCGGGCAGGCAGGTGCTCCCTACTGTTGCTGATGGGGAGAAAAAACAATTGAGGAATTTCTCTTTCGGCAAAATGAATTTCTATTACTCGTACACGGgatatggttttttttgtggtgcgtTGGTTTGCTCGCATTATAACAAAATTATCATtatcggtttttattttatcattttgttGCGGAATTTTTTCCCCCGTTAAGGCACCTGAATGATGTTGGGATGGTGCTTTGTATCACCGTTGCAggagaaagctttttttgtgtttgttattgTTCAGTTTAACATTAATGAGGGTCTTTTGTTCGTACATTCTTCAAACACTCGCATACACTCGTTCTTCACTCACACGCTGGTTCTAACGTCCTAACAGCTTTTGGTTCCGTTCCGATCGATTATGCGGGCTTTCCTGTTCGGAAATGTTtcggaaaaatggaaaacatattCCGTGAAGCCGTAACGCACATCTAACCGTAACGGTCACAACCCTTATTTTGCATCCGAAGATCGAAATCGGTCTAGATTGGGATGATCCGGATTTTATGGCCTATTAGTGGTAGTATGTTCTCGATTAGTCGCTACGGAAGCTatgtacacacgcacgctcCACCTTTTGAGTGGTGCATGCAGGTTAGCGATTAGACAAATATCAATGTTTGCGTAGGTAACGTGCTACCTAATTGCACGCgaataaacgaaacaaaagaaaaggataCAGGAAAACACAActaaagagagaaagaaaacagtaaatagaggaaaaagaagcaatggaagaaaattcacaaaaagaaatgaacaagaaaagagaaaagattaagaaaaaaggcaaaaaagagcTCGAAAGATCATATGACCAATTGCAACTCGATAACGCAGTTGTAATTCAACAAGAAACAGCCCCGAAGGAGAAAAGGGAGGCAAAAAGCCCATAACAAAACCCGTTTCGCTATGAACggttataaaaagaaaatagataAACAACGGATAAGAAACTTCAGCTTAAACATTACGTTACATTATCAAGAAATattcgttttttccccttaTATAAATACAAACTGTAGTCTCTCTGCACTCTATAGCTCTCGCTAAACTCGTCCTAACTGATATGTATGTTGTTGGTTTTCCGGTTTCGGGTTTTACCGTGTTCCCTAACCTACGACGACTGTTCATTCACGTTCCGATGCGTTAGGGTTGCAACTGTCGTACCGTTGCTGCCGACATTGCTACCATTCATTTCACTGTGCATGGCCGGAGCCTCGATCGAAGGCTTCTGTGGTTCGTCATTCTCCGGATCGTCCCAGAACTGGCGGGCGCCGGACGCGAACACATTGTAGAACGTGGCAGTGAACAGATAGACACATGCCGCTATCACAAACACGATACGCCACTGGGCGATCGTCGGTTTACCCTCGATGATGTTACCGGCCGCAATCGGGGCGAGCAAACCGGCCAAATTAGCCGAGCAGTTGGTGAATGCCATCAGTACGCCCGCGTACCGGGGCGTAATGTCCAGATGGTTGATCTTAAAGCCCGCGTAGATGCCACCGTTCAAGCCAACACCGATCGTCAGGATGGCCACGGTCAGCGCACGGCTGCAACCGGTGAACGAGGCAACGATAAGGGCAATGGCGGGACCATACTGACCGATGCTGTTGGAGATCTTGCGCGTCCAGGTGTGGTTGAAGCGACCCGACGTCAACATCCAGTCAGCGACCCAACCGACCAAGATCGagaacagccacatcgccaGATAGGGCAGAGCGGACAGAACACCGTtctggaaaaagaaaaaccaaagttTAGGTATTCATGTCTTTCTGAAAGTttgccaccattttttttccatgagAATACTTACGGTTTTGATGGAGAATCGAAGGACCTGCTTCATGTAGGTCGGTAGCTCCGTCATCAGCGTTTCGTAACCATAGTTCTGACCAAGATGTGCAAGCAAAATGGCGTAGAACGGCATCGACTTTGCGATGCTCATCCACGGAATCGGTGGAATGTGGACTGACGCATTACCCCACAGTGACTGCTGGATGTACTTCTTCTCATCCTCCCGAATTCGAGGATGCGACACGGGATCCTCATAGCAGGTAAACAGGAAGGCGATCGACCACACCGTTCCAATAATACCGAACACGTAGAATATAGATGGCCAACCACCGTCAAACCCGTGGTCCGCCAGCAAACCGGACAAGGGCATCGAAATCACCGTACCGAACTGTGCTCCCGAGTACACGATCGAGCCTACGCGTGACCGTTCGTTCGGTGGAATCCACTTCGCAAGCATGGCATGTGTGCAGGGTACAATCGGACCTTCGCCCAAGCCCTGGATGAAGCGTACAGCGATCAACCAACCGGCACCTCCCTGCCGAGCGGCAACCGGCACCACGAACGCAAACACCGAGTTGATCAGCATGCCCCACCCAAGGAAACGCATCGCACCGTACCGCTTGGCCAACAAACCGAACGGGATCTGCGTGATGACGTAGCCGTAGAAGAAGGACGATAGAATGTAACCCTGCATACTGGTGCTCCAGATAAATTCGCCATCCTGTCCGGAGTCATCCTTATCCTCGCCATAGTCCGTATCGGGACACTCGTCGTCGAACACTTCGGAATCCTTCTCGATGGCGGTTTGGTTTACCATCGCCACGATGGCGACGGACATGTTTGTTCGCATGACATACGCATTTGCCATGCCAAGAAATAGCATGAACACGGTGTAATGTCGGGCACCGAAGCGTTCTGTTGATGAAAGGGAAAAATTGGGAATAAAAGTTACTTATTTGAACGAATTATCCAGGAATATTGAATATGAGATTCACAAGGCCCAGTTGATGATCAGTTGATGAGATCAAGAAATCCAGCCAAATCGCCTAAAATGTCTCCATATCGCACTAAATCAACAAAGAAAGCTGATCACCTACAAGAATTTGGCAATTTGCACCCACTTATCCCCAAAATGACTTAAcccgctgtcaaactcaacaCTATACGTCAAAGCTAACAAACCATCAAAGAACCCATTACTTTCTGGCTTCACTCACCGCAAATGACACTCATTTGTCAAACCAACCATTGCAGCATGCCATGCTTTGGCTTTTTGGCAAACCATCATCAAACCATGGCACGAGTcgaacgaaaatgaaaacctCGCAAAACAACAGAAAGCTGACGTTCATCAGCTCACACGAAGATCGACGAGCGGAGGATCCCGCTTCGGGATTCGGCGATCCTCAGCCCCGATGTGGTAAGATTATATTTTGCGCTTCAGTCAACAGTGTGCGCACGTGccagccatcatcatcatcatcatcagcagcaaaaaccATCATCTTAACCGCAGCTCTGCAGTTACACAGGATGGACAAAATTGCAACATTGCATGTATTTACCCACGGGACCGAAGtcagcaaacgaaacaaagctGATTTATTTATGGAACCGACTATTAGGTTCGGCCATATGCAAGTACAAAGACTCGGATTACACTGCACGATTTTAGTATGGATAAACAGATAAACTCTTCATCCGTTTTGGGGGATACAATCTTGCACGTTAACGCATTATAAGCCATTAAAGTGTACGAAGATATGCAACACTTTAGACGAGGTCTGGACCTGGGTGGAACTTTCCGTCGTTATCATCGGATCGCCCCGAAAAGCATATCCGGCGGTGTTTGAAAAGCTGACGAACAAATAAAGCTTGCCGGGCGCAGTTGCAAAACCAATGTTCCCCATTGCAGCAGTGCAAACACCTTCAACAGTTTAACCCCTAGCAACAAGCGAAGTAGCAattggaaaaatttaattcaatagGAAAATTGCTTCTTGTGTGATCTGATCAAGTGAATGATCAAGAAGATATCCGCTTAGAGGTTCAGCCAAAGGCATTAAGAACACTTCACACCGGTGACGACACCGGAGACCGTAGACCACTTAAATCTATTCAGCACACTCCACCACTAATCCTGaagagctgctgctgcttcaacCCTTACCCGCACGTGCTTCACATAAGGGTGGGAGTGCAGTGGGGGGTCATAAAAACGTCCTCCCTTATCACGATGCGATGGTGCAGATAGAGCGTGACTTCGTCTAACCTCACACATCGAGGATAGTAGCAGTTGACCTAGTGGGTAAGAAGATATCCCCAAACACTAGAACTTGTTATCGAGCTTCACACTTGATCCAAACCTACCCAATCAATCAGTGAGCTGATGATGgttgataatgatgataatgatgtcaAAGAGAGCTCTGTCGAACCGAGCAAGTCATTAGTTTCTTCCTGCTTCTAATCTAATCGTATCAGCACGCCACAGAATGTTAACATGCGAACGGACATACTTCTTTCATTGTCTTACACACATGGAAGGCGAGAAGGCGCTTAGCGCCATTTTATTGATTAATTGCCGGATTGATCCTCACAACATCGCGCAGTTCACGCGTGCGGTCCACGAGGACGTTCGCATGGAGGTTGGCACTATAAATCATGCAGATTAGATTTTGGCGATAGGTAAACAATCGTATCAATCGAATGTTTAGTATCGAGCCGCCTCAATGTGCGAACTGAGCGCAACTTTTTGGCATTCAGTTCAGTATGCCCCGCTGACATTATGGAGCTTATTTACAACTTGCCTACAGGTCATCCCCACACCAACCAGCGATCGCTAATTTCACTTAACGAGACACCTACACGGAACGCTTAATTCTTACTTGTCGGCAAGATGCCCTCGTCCGACGCCATGTCGGCCTGCTCCCACACGAGGACATGGCCCGATCGATTTCGATTGTCCGCCATCTTTGCTGCTGGTATCtggtatacacacacacgcgacacTTGGAGCGCACTTGGGTCTTATGCTTTTGAGTTTTGGAGAGAAATAGTTCTCCGGGTAGCGGCTACCTGCCAAATGTCGTTCGACTTATCCGTTTTCTGCACTATATTACCACCGCTGTACCACACGACAGGTGCACACGATACACATTAATATGGCGCCGAGGTGGCGTCGAGTGGCATCAAGTGGACACTCTTGGGTCACGCGAGTAAATGCTCATCAGCGGCAAATCCAGCTGATGGATGTCCTGCTCTGGTGCATCTCCGACCAGTAGGTATTGCACACAGGTCACTACCGCGAACACTCGGTCTGTTTACACCAGCGAAGCACGTGAAGAATCAATGGGAGCGTTGACGCAAAACCAACAGCTGATTTATGTTCATTGAATAGTGGTAGTGGGCGCCTTTGCCTTGCACCAGCGATCACGTGTAGGGCGCGGACTACCGTAAAGTGCAAGATGTTCACGATCGCTGCCGTTCCGACCCGATCAGCTCGTTCACTTCCGACGAACTGGGAATGGTTCGGTGTGTGAAccggtggttttgtttcaGCAGCTCTCGAACCACCAACCAACGATGGgacgtggggggggggggggggggggggggggtgtgcaCTGGGGTGTGGGGTATGTAAATACAATTCAACCCCCTTTCCCTTACTTCGTCGTGCTCTTCGTGGTCGGCTTCTTCTCACACCTACCGAGACAAATCGGTAGAGATTCCGGGTCGGGGACTCGTCTGAACCTTCTCTTATCAACCGGCGCCGTTTCGTGTGCAAATTCTCACGCGGATAGCTGTTCTGAGAGCTGCCAGACTTCACCAGCAGTGCATCACTGTACTGACTGAATGCGTCGGCTTCATTCACAGCGATAGGCAGAGGGTTCTGTATAGTTCGAAGAATACTATcctcacacgcacaccaagtaaactcaaaaaaaaaataaacgaactaGAAACGTTGCGTCTTCGTTACACACGCGGAATCACTAATCCGTGGCAGGGAGGTGCGATACGCGCCTTCAACACAGACCGTGTGCTGATAACGCGCCTTTCCCCCACACAACTATCATCAGAAAAAACACGCGGTCCGCCGACGGCCCTTTTTGGCTGGCACAAACACGCACTCACGGCACGAGTGGACACGGAAGTGGGTGAGACGTGCGTGGCGTTTACTATTTTAACTCCCTtgaaaacgcacacacacacaaatacacgcacaagaaaaaaaaacgattcacaAAATGCCAAACAGTGCCCTACACACCGAGAGAGAATCTGCTTAGAAGCACCAAAACAACGgttggggaggaaaaaaacgtgCTAACTGTCAACCACACACCATGTGGTTGCCGTGGTGATCCGAGGCATTAGAAAGAcgcaacaacgcctgcctacTATACGGGCGAGTGGTCGTAAACGTAAAGCGGACGCTGCAGGAATGTGTGTACGCAGTTAGCCGCATCGAGACggatatgcacacacacacactttggtAAGTGCATCGGAGTCGCGTATCCGGCGTGTCACGCcaggttttgtgtgtgaccTAGTTCTTCCCTCACCAATGACCCTCGAGATGGTACGTGACGGTGTGCCTCGTTCTAAGCAAACATCGCCCACTTGATGCACCAAACACTGAGACAACAATCAAGTATTATCAAAGGTTAAACCCGTTGCTGCCGTTAAACAGTCATGCGATGTCATCTACACCGTACAGTAAATGACCGACAACACGCCTTACTGAGGCGAACGAAAAAACAACGACGACGTTTGCTATCTTCTTAAAAATAAGACACACCATGTGTGTATCTGTATAGCTGGTCAGGTTCGATGAGGTTTTGCTGTAAAAATAGCGCCCACTAGCGTCCTAAGCATCTGCAGTCTGATCAGAATGAGACAACCAGACCCTTTAgaaaacctcaaaaaaaaaaaaaaaaacgctacacATCTTAATCTTCACCAAGATCCGGATTCCACCCCCCTTCAAGGTGTGATTATTTCTGTGCTCCAAGTTTATTTACCTGGATCTCGGTTTTGCTGGCTAGTACAATCGCAAACGCAATTAGGTTCCCATCATTTAATATCCCTCGGTCTTGGGGCTTAAGACGAGAGGGCCACCTAATAAAATAACACGACTGCATCATTTTTCGCTCACGCAAATGGCCCGGCATGGGTGGTGTATGATCATACCCGCTGGACCCGCGATGGCCAGGACAAGTGCAGGCTGTTGTCCGTCAAGTGGCGCCTACGCGCAGCCACTAGCTATCATGCTCAGAATTAGCAATGTGTGCTACATTCTTGTGCGCTCCGTTTCGCCAGGGCGTCCCACGTTCAAGAATTAAGAAGACACGGCCCACCCGGAGGAAGGGTGGTCCGAGATCCAATGTATCCTACATGGCGATTTATTATCCCAAAGCCTCCAGCACAGCTCCATAAATACGATCGCGGCAACAGCGCCCAGGGATCAAACAAAGGGTTTTACGCGTTGGGGCAACGGTGTCTGTTCTGTTTGTCAAACACCGTTCCAGGGTGATAGCGTAACAATAGTGAATCAGCTCATCATTATCTTCACCACCATCCCACTCAACCACCGACCGGATGGACATCGTATAGTCAGTCACCTTCCATCGATCATTGCCGGATAGCAGATCAGCAGTGTTTCACACACCAAACATTGAATGATAACAGTATGTCTAACAAAACAACCTAACACCCACAATATGGAGGATGTACAAACATATATAGTGCGTTCGCCACAGCCACAAGATAAGCACGGACGCACTTTTTGCCAATAGTCTAAATATGTTTTCGCCAAACGAGATGGTTGGTTCGTCGTCACGAAAAAAAGCCATAAAATTTGGTAAATAAAGGGTTAACCTTCCCggttttcaaaaacaaaacaccaataAAGCGGATAAGAAGACATCCGGTTCCTAAGCAAAACTGCGTCAAAAGAGTTTGGTACGCAAATGATTATTTTGTGGaggaattattttaatgtaacAATGTTACTGAATTATGCAAACATAAATCTGGTTTTAAATCCACCAACAGGCTCAAGATCAGTATGCACGTCATTCgaggccattttttttttaataattaatgcCATTTAATTAACTTTGATTCAAGAGATTCTTTAGGGCGCTAGCAAACAatattacattaaaaaaaaaacatgataaaatataattttttaaaaaaca
This genomic window from Anopheles maculipalpis chromosome 2RL, idAnoMacuDA_375_x, whole genome shotgun sequence contains:
- the LOC126567908 gene encoding putative inorganic phosphate cotransporter isoform X5; this encodes MTASKEYLANAEPEKPNQRFGARHYTVFMLFLGMANAYVMRTNMSVAIVAMVNQTAIEKDSEVFDDECPDTDYGEDKDDSGQDGEFIWSTSMQGYILSSFFYGYVITQIPFGLLAKRYGAMRFLGWGMLINSVFAFVVPVAARQGGAGWLIAVRFIQGLGEGPIVPCTHAMLAKWIPPNERSRVGSIVYSGAQFGTVISMPLSGLLADHGFDGGWPSIFYVFGIIGTVWSIAFLFTCYEDPVSHPRIREDEKKYIQQSLWGNASVHIPPIPWMSIAKSMPFYAILLAHLGQNYGYETLMTELPTYMKQVLRFSIKTNGVLSALPYLAMWLFSILVGWVADWMLTSGRFNHTWTRKISNSIGQYGPAIALIVASFTGCSRALTVAILTIGVGLNGGIYAGFKINHLDITPRYAGVLMAFTNCSANLAGLLAPIAAGNIIEGKPTIAQWRIVFVIAACVYLFTATFYNVFASGARQFWDDPENDEPQKPSIEAPAMHSEMNGSNVGSNGTTVATLTHRNVNEQSS
- the LOC126567908 gene encoding putative inorganic phosphate cotransporter isoform X4, with the translated sequence MADNRNRSGHVLVWEQADMASDEGILPTKRFGARHYTVFMLFLGMANAYVMRTNMSVAIVAMVNQTAIEKDSEVFDDECPDTDYGEDKDDSGQDGEFIWSTSMQGYILSSFFYGYVITQIPFGLLAKRYGAMRFLGWGMLINSVFAFVVPVAARQGGAGWLIAVRFIQGLGEGPIVPCTHAMLAKWIPPNERSRVGSIVYSGAQFGTVISMPLSGLLADHGFDGGWPSIFYVFGIIGTVWSIAFLFTCYEDPVSHPRIREDEKKYIQQSLWGNASVHIPPIPWMSIAKSMPFYAILLAHLGQNYGYETLMTELPTYMKQVLRFSIKTNGVLSALPYLAMWLFSILVGWVADWMLTSGRFNHTWTRKISNSIGQYGPAIALIVASFTGCSRALTVAILTIGVGLNGGIYAGFKINHLDITPRYAGVLMAFTNCSANLAGLLAPIAAGNIIEGKPTIAQWRIVFVIAACVYLFTATFYNVFASGARQFWDDPENDEPQKPSIEAPAMHSEMNGSNVGSNGTTVATLTHRNVNEQSS